The Camelus dromedarius isolate mCamDro1 chromosome 8, mCamDro1.pat, whole genome shotgun sequence DNA segment TTTGGTTTCCTAGATTTTCCTGAAAATCTTCCCCAGGCACTGGAGTCATAATCACCTTTCTCCAAATGCACCATAAATAGCACTTCTCTTCAGCTGGGTTAAGCAGGGCAAGAACTCACAGTGTGGATGTTCAAAACATACTACTTAATGGTGCTGATAAAGAGAAGTTGAATAACTTCAGGATTAAAGAAAGGTAGGGAAGGTCACTGAGCAAGGTCTGATTCCATATACCCTGGACCTGACCACAGAGAGTATAGAGAGATCATACAGGTATAGCTCTGCGTTTGTGTTGGCACACGAGGAAAGTTTGAGAATGGAGATGCTATTGTGTTGAGGTATTTACTGGGTCAAGTTTTGTGAGATGCTCTTAAGGACTTTAATAAATTCAACATGGGAGGAAatggtgtacacacacatacccaccaTCTCTTACAGTTCACACTTCAGCCTCCCTTGGCTTCTCATGGTTCTACTCTTGGTCTTTGTAAAGTGCTTGGAACAGAGCCTGGCTCATGCTAAGCACTATATTCACTGGCTAGTGTTACTCTTTCCCAACTGGCAGCATCTCCCAGGCTCCATCCACCCCTCTTAGCTCTAACTGCCAAACCTTTATCTTCAGCCCTGATCTCTCTTCCAACTCCTAATTTTTTATGAGGCACCAGGCCCTGTAACTTCCCACATGAAACTCCTAAtcgacccccacccccaccacacacactcacacaaccAGCTGCTTCTTGCAACTTCCCTATCGCTCTTGTCCTTCTGGACTCAAGACTTGCAGAATGTTACCAGGGAAACCTAAGCCTCGGCCCCTTCAGAAGATGGAGTTGTCTCAGCTCTGTCCATGTGCACGTCCTCAGTTCTGCTCGCATTCACTCAAAGGGACTAGGAATATCCCAGCCACAATCACTGCTGAGTCACGTACTAGGAATGGGCTATCCCAAACTGCATCACCTTGGAAAAGATCATTGCCTCCTTGGTACAGAGACACTTCCCCAGACCCAGGACCAGGACTAGGCTCTCTCTGACCTTTGCAAATAGCTGATCAGCAGCTGGGGCTGAGGTTCATGAAGAAAATGTGTGAGTAGGCTCAGACAGAAAAGAGGTTCAATTTAAGAACCATGAGTTCAGATCCTGTTCTACCATAAATAATTCCTACCTGTCCCCATTGTAAAGAGTGAATGAACTTCTTTTAAAAGGTGCCTACCAGAGTTCCTAGGCTAACAGGGCTcagtccctttccctctctctaccTTGCTTCTCAGGTCCTATAGGTCTGCAGTCACCTAGAAGTCATTCTAACTTCATTCCTGAGCACCATCCTGGCCATGTTACAGACCCACAAGACAGCTGCAGTGGGTGAGACCTCACCGTCTTGGCCCTATGCCCTCATCTTACAGAAAACCCAAGGTTCTAAAAAAGCAGCCACCTAGCATCGGTTATCTGTACCTCTTTTATGCAATTCCTGTTACCTTATGGGAAGGTCTTGGCGTCAAACTTGCTTTTGGGATCTTCCAGGATGTCTGAAACCCTGCCTCACTCTAGATCCCCAGTGCCCCAAACATCATGGTTGGCATACAAGGAACGTTTGAGAATAGTGATGCTATTGTGTTGAGGAATTTACTGAGTCAAGGTTTGTGGGATGCTCTTAAGGACTTTAAAGGAGGAGAAcctagagccagactgcctgggttcaaatcccagctcctcaACTTAAAATGTGGTGACTTCAGGCAAATCACTTGATCTCCTGGGCCTCGGGGTCCTCATCTATAGAATGGAGAAAATAGTGTCTACCTCATTACCAATAAAGACatcacaaaatgaaataatgatttaaagcaccagaacagtacctggcacatgtgtgctcagtaaatgccacCCCCCGAAAGATGACAGCAGAGACAGTCCATTTGGAGGGTGTGTGGAGGTGGCCTTCTGGAAGGAAGCCAGGAAAAGGGACTTTTAGGGTACAGGAGCAAAAGAGGCAGCAACCACCTATGCTCACAGTGGAAGAGGAGTGGCTACAGTGTCAGTGAGGGCACCTGGGCCCCCTGAAGAAACAGACAGGGGCCCTCTGAAGGAGAAAGGGGCAGTGGTGATGCCAAGAATTAGCAGCTATTATGTTTTGAGCAATTAAGTGCCCCAGACACCTCAGGTACTCATTTTACCCTCCCAACTATCCTATTAAGTATTACGGTTTTATAAATGAGAGGAGGAAAAAGCACAGAGCAGTGACTTGCCTGGTGTGACACAGCTGGTGAGCAGCGGGGCTGAGTCAAACTGAGTCACTGAGCACTAGCCTTCCTTTACAGCCCCAAGGAAGGAGCTGGCAGGACAGGTCCCCTCAGGGCTAGATAGCAGAGCTGGGCTGTACCAAGAAAGGCTTCCTTGTGGGAAGGGGCCCCATGCCTGGGGAAGATGGGACTGAGGGCAGAACCAGGAGGGCCACTTCAATTAACTGAACCCTTGCCTGCTCACACCACACCATCTTACAACTACCAAATACATAGTTACAAATCCCACTGTCAAGACAGGGTCAATCGCAAAGGAGAAAATAGGTGGCCTCTGCCTATaccctcctcatccttcaaacacaaaaaattcagatgaaaactcacctccctccacctgctTCCAGACACAGCCAATTGCTTGGCCTCTGCCCTCcagcatataaaatatttctggaacaTGTTTTTATTCCACACAGAGAGTAAAAGCCCATAGAGCAAGGTTTAAAAACCTAGACTTCATTTTCTGATCTTGTGGAACATCAGCCCAGCACTCATGTACTGCAGCTCTACCGGTGTTCTGTGCTGAGCCCAGGTCCCCCCAGATACACTCTTCATTATTCTTTCATtatggtttttttccctttttgcgAGGGGGacttaattaggtttatttgtttttagaagatgtactggggattgaacccaggacctcgtgcatgctaaccacacactctatcacttgagctatactctcccctcttattctttcattatttaatGTGTCCCCTATGTGCTTTTCTTTCCCCCACCTTCCACCAGACAGCCAAACCATACTCcgaaacaaaaaccaaatttattcagcagatattttaattaagaaatccTATAAATCAGGACCACCACAATTTCAGACACTCCGGTGCGAAGTGTACGTCAATAGCTACATCTGGAGGATGAACAAGCCAttgaatcttcaaaaaaaaaattagtttagcTACCTTAAAGTTTGGGGGTGGCACCTTACTTAAAGCGCCATCAAGTTTCACACGGGTAAAGCCAGCGGTTTCTCCTCCTGGagagtcacattttaaaaaaatggtttgtCACTCACAAAGAAGGGCTGGTGGCAGGAGTAAACTGCGAAGGGTGAGCACGACCCACGGAGGCTCACGGCTTCAGAGAGGGCCAGAACAGAGCAGAAAAACATCCAGGGCCTCATCCATCCCGTGCAGACACCAGAAAGGGTGGAATAAGAAAGGCCAGCTGGGAGGACAGGAGAGAGACTCGAGATTGTTTATGACTATTTCTGAGAAAGCTCAAGGCACGGCCAAGAGTGGCCTCAGGGGAGGAGTAGTTCTGGATAaaaggaaagcacagaaaaaaacaagtaacGTCCCCACACGTCCCTCTCCACCTGTGTCTCCTCGGGAGACTCCAAGAGGTAGCAAATCACAGACAGGGCTCTTCTtggagcaaatgaaagaaaagacacaGGGATGAGTTAGTTCTCCCAGGAACCCCACAGCCTTCTACCTATAGCACATTGTGACCTTGAATCACAGGTGGCAAGGTCAagtcatttaaaagtccacatcCAATTCGACCCACCTTCAAAATCTTCCACCTTCCTCCGCCCCCCACAACTGGCATTCACATCTCCCACCTCCACCAGTCACCAACCAGGTGGGAGAAAGAGGTCGATGCCAACCCACCCACTACCAagcttttacattctttttccctCCGGAATTTCTTTGCACAGCAATTGTAGCACCATTTTCACTAAGTTCCTCCAccggaaaataaaatgtttcgtGTTACGAGTTTTCAAGTATTGTTATAAAGCCCTCGCGATTCTCGCCCCTTGGAGCCTTGTTTTTAAATAATCCCAGCACACGACACCCCCAAGGGTTAAGTCAGGTACAAGTTGATGCAAGTAGCTGCCATGGTTCTCCCAGTTTATCCCAGGTCCCTGGCCCCGAGGTGGCCGGGGAAGTTCTCACGCGGCACGGACGCATCCTGGCCCGTGAATTTTTCCAAGCAAAAGTTTTCTCAGACAGTCTCGCCGGGACCGGTAACTTCTAGGCTTGAGGTCTCTCCCAACGCGCCTCCCCGCAGCCTAGGCGGTCGCTCCCAGAAAGGCGACGGCGGCTTCAACTCAGGGTTGGTGAAGGTAGGACGCTGTTGGGTCTGTGCagcagcctcctcttcctcctcgaGGGGCCCCGGGTCAGTGCAAGCCGCCGGAGGGCTGCAGGGCAACCGGGTCCGGTCCCCTGAGCCTGGCGCCGGGCCCAGGGGCGCCCGCGGGGCCTGTGGCTGCAACCGCGGCGACGGCTCGCTGGAGCCTCCGCACGGCTTCCTTGATGAGGTTCCCCGAGAGCACCAGCTGCTGCAGGAGCCGGTGCGGGTCGTCGTCGCTGGCGCGCGCCCCGGCTGGAGGCCATCGGCGCTGTTGCAGGCGGCGGGAGGCGACAGCGCCCCGCAGCCATCCTCGCCGGCACGGACCCGGCAGCGCGCTGGGGCCTGCGGCGAGCTCGGCCACAAAATAGGGCGCAGCCCGGCTCCGCACGCGGCCGCGGTCCCCGAGAGTGCAGCGCAAGGCTCCCGGGGAGGCCGGGCCCCCGGCTTCGGGCGGCAGAAGCAGCGGCAGCGCCGGAGCCCGGGCCCTGTCCTCCCGCACTGCCGCCGGGGGCCGCGAGGTCTGCAGCGATGGCCCCGGGGGCGCGCACGGGGAGGCTGGGCGGTCCTGAGCCGCGTCCAGCTGAAGCGTCTCGCCGATCTGGGCCACCAGCCGGTCCACCTCGCCCGAGCTGCCCAGCGTCACCGACTGTTCCAGCAGGAGGaagctgtcctcctcctcctcctcctcctcttcctccgcTTCCTCGCcggcttcctcttcctcctccctccggCACGGCATGGCCCTCCGCGCGGGCAACCGGAGCTCCGCGGGCTTCGCTGGCGACTCGGCTGTCTCCGGGACTTGGTGGGCCGCGGCGGAGCCGAGCGCGGATGAGGCTGAAGCCGGGTCCTGGCGGACGAGGAAGCCGCAGCCCCCCTGGAAACCCAGCCGCGCGCCTGCAGCCGCGGGAGCCGGAATCCTACCGGCTCGGGTTGATTTGTAAACAATGGATGACGCCGCCGCCGGGCCCTACCACCGCGCCTGGACGGGGGGACGCGCGAGGAGGAGGGGCGGCGCGGGCCGCCACGGGCAGCGCAGGACCGTGGTCGGAGCCTTCTTGTGTCTGCGCTCGATGTCTGTCTATGAGGGGATCCCGGGCGCTGGGAGAGCTTCTTACTCCCCTGGCCTGAGGAGCAGCACAAAAAAATGGAGACTCCGATTTGGCCTGGATTGGTTTCTCCCACTCGCggacacacccacccacacacccaacccctcctcctcctccgacgcttcctccctccccacgtGTAAGCACCGCTTGCGCCGGCCTTGCTCCTCCTCTGCGCACCCGCAGTCACCCGggcctggtgggggagggctggACCCCGCGGCGGACCGCTTccgaggggtggggctgggggaattgggggtggggaaggggacctTGCAAAAGAGAGGGGAATCAACCGACCTAGGAAAGGGTCTCTGGCCTTCCCCCTCCGCCCAAGTTCTCAagtacccccaccccccaccccgccacctcGCGCCTAGCGCGAGAGAAGTACGCGCCACCGCATGGCTAAAGAAGAAttgacttttttcattaaaaaagaataaaagaagtagAAACACAGTGCGATGGAAAAAATCTAATCATTGGCCTCAAACATGgtccaaatataaaaatttttttcttttccagccaTCTAGTACAACAGCCACACGTACAATGTAACGTTATACACTTTTCCACTTAGCATTACGCCATAAACGGTGTTCGTGTTATTGCATGAACTTTAGAACATATAATGATTACATAAGTTTCCATCAAGTGACTGTACCATCAATTATTAAACAATTTCTTTAATAACGTTTGCTATTTACCTAATTTCACCGTTGTGAATAAGTGTGTGACTAACATTTTTGTGCGTAAAACTTTTTCCATGTTGATTCTTTCCTAAGAACATATTCCCAGGAATAGATACGGATATTGTAAGGTTTGCGATAAATGTACCAAATTGATTTCCAACAACTGGGTAAATTTACTCTCCCATCATTAATGTGTGAGCCTACATTATTCA contains these protein-coding regions:
- the FRAT2 gene encoding GSK-3-binding protein FRAT2; amino-acid sequence: MPCRREEEEEAGEEAEEEEEEEEEDSFLLLEQSVTLGSSGEVDRLVAQIGETLQLDAAQDRPASPCAPPGPSLQTSRPPAAVREDRARAPALPLLLPPEAGGPASPGALRCTLGDRGRVRSRAAPYFVAELAAGPSALPGPCRRGWLRGAVASRRLQQRRWPPAGARASDDDPHRLLQQLVLSGNLIKEAVRRLQRAVAAVAATGPAGAPGPGARLRGPDPVALQPSGGLH